A region from the Triticum aestivum cultivar Chinese Spring chromosome 3D, IWGSC CS RefSeq v2.1, whole genome shotgun sequence genome encodes:
- the LOC123077940 gene encoding receptor-like protein kinase HSL1, whose product MAAFLPLLLLAVAANAVAPSLGLNQDGLYLLDAKRALAASALADWNPRDATPCGWTGVLCVDGAVTEVSLPSANLSGSFPAALCRLPRLQSLNLRENYIGPDIAAKAVAGCKALVRLDLYMNTLVGPLPDALADLPELVYLSLEANNFSGPIPESFGTFKKLQSLSLVNNLLGGKVPAFLGRVSTLRELNMSYNPFAPGPVPAELGDLTALRVLWLAGCNLVGSIPASLGRLANLTDLDLSLNALTGPIPPELAGLASAVQIELYNNSLSGPIPKGFGKLAELRSIDISMNRLGGAIPDDLFDAPKLESLHLYLNSLTGPVPESAAKASSLVELRMFSNRLNGTLPADLGKNTPLVCLDLSDNSVSGEIPRGICDRGELEELLMLNNALTGRIPEGLGRCHRLRRVRLSKNRLDGDVPGAVWGLPHLALLELNDNQLAGEISPVIAGAANLSKLVISNNRLTGSIPSEIGSVAKLYELSADGNMLSGPLPSSLGSLAELGRLVLHNNSLSGQLLRGIRSWKQLSELNLADNGFTGAIPPELGDLPVLNYLDLSGNRLTGQVPAQLENLKLNQFNVSNNQLSGQLPPQYATEAYRSSFLGNPGLCGDIAGLCSASQGSSGNHSGIVWMMRSIFIFAAVVLVAGVAWFYWRYRSFNKAKLKAERSKWTLTSFHKVSFSEHDILDCLDEDNVIGSGASGKVYKAVLGNGEVVAVKKLWGGAAKKDVENAGEGSAANNSFEAEVRTLGKIRHKNIVKLLCCCTHNDSKMLVYEYMPNGSLGDVLHSSKAGLLDWPTRYKIALDAAEGLSYLHQDCVPAIVHRDVKSNNILLDAEFSACVADFGVAKVVEMAGRAPKSMSVIAGSCGYIAPEYAYTLRVNEKSDIYSFGVVLLELVTGKPPVDPEFGEKDLVKWVCGTIDQKGVEHVLDSRLDMAFKEEISRVLNIGLICASSLPINRPAMRRVVKMLQEVRADARPRLDKDGKLSPYYYDDTSDQGSSV is encoded by the exons ATGGCCGCCTTCCTCCCCCTCCTGCTGCTCGCCGTCGCGGCCAATGCCGTGGCCCCGTCGCTCGGGCTCAACCAGGACGGCCTCTACCTGCTCGACGCCAAGCGCGCGCTCGCCGCCTCCGCGCTCGCGGACTGGAACCCCCGCGACGCCACGCCCTGCGGCTGGACGGGCGTCCTCTGCGTCGACGGCGCCGTCACGGAGGTCTCGCTCCCCAGCGCCAACCTCAGCGGCTCCTTCCCCGCCGCGCTctgccgcctcccgcgcctccagtCCCTCAACCTCAGGGAGAACTACATCGGCCCCGACATCGCCGCCAAGGCCGTCGCCGGGTGCAAGGCGCTGGTGCGCCTCGACCTGTATATGAACACGCTCGTCGGGCCGCTCCCCGACGCGCTGGCCGACCTCCCGGAGCTCGTCTACCTCAGCCTCGAGGCCAACAACTTCTCCGGGCCCATCCCGGAGTCCTTCGGCACCTTCAAGAAGCTCCAGTCGCTCTCGCTCGTCAACAACCTGCTCGGCGGCAAGGTGCCGGCGTTCCTCGGCCGCGTCTCCACGCTCCGGGAGCTCAACATGTCCTACAACCCGTTCGCTCCGGGACCGGTGCCGGCCGAGCTCGGCGACCTCACCGCGCTGCGCGTGCTCTGGCTCGCCGGCTGCAACCTCGTCGGCTCCATCCCGGCGTCTCTCGGCCGGCTCGCCAACCTCACCGACCTCGACCTGTCGCTGAACGCGCTCACCGGCCCGATACCACCGGAGCTTGCCGGTCTGGCGAGCGCCGTTCAGATCGAGCTGTACAACAACTCGCTCTCCGGTCCAATCCCGAAGGGATTCGGCAAGCTCGCGGAGCTCAGGAGCATAGATATCTCCATGAATCGCCTCGGCGGCGCCATCCCGGATGACCTGTTCGACGCGCCAAAGCTGGAGAGCCTGCACCTGTACCTGAACTCGCTCACGGGGCCCGTGCCGGAGTCCGCGGCGAAGGCGTCCTCGCTCGTTGAGCTGCGCATGTTCTCGAACCGGCTGAACGGCACGCTGCCGGCCGACCTCGGCAAGAACACGCCGCTGGTGTGCCTGGACTTGTCCGACAACTCCGTCTCCGGCGAGATCCCAAGGGGCATATGCGACCGCGGGGAGCTGGAGGAGCTGTTGATGCTCAATAATGCGCTCACCGGGCGCATCCCCGAGGGGCTCGGGCGGTGCCATAGGCTGAGACGGGTGCGGCTGTCCAAGAACAGGCTCGATGGCGACGTGCCCGGCGCGGTCTGGGGCCTGCCGCACTTGGCGCTTCTCGagctcaacgacaaccagctcgcCGGGGAGATCTCCCCGGTCATCGCCGGCGCGGCCAACCTGTCCAAGCTGGTTATCTCCAACAACCGGCTAACCGGGAGCATCCCCTCGGAAATTGGATCGGTCGCCAAGCTGTACGAGCTATCGGCGGACGGCAACATGCTCTCTGGGCCTCTTCCCTCCTCTCTTGGCAGCCTAGCAGAGCTCGGCCGGCTCGTACTCCACAACAACTCGCTATCTGGTCAGTTGCTCCGGGGAATCCGTTCTTGGAAGCAGCTAAGCGAGCTCAACCTCGCCGACAATGGCTTCACCGGAGCCATACCACCGGAGCTGGGTGACTTGCCGGTGCTCAACTACCTTGACCTCTCCGGCAACCGTCTCACCGGCCAAGTGCCAGCTCAACTGGAGAACCTGAAGCTGAACCAGTTCAACGTGTCCAACAACCAGCTCAGTGGTCAGCTACCACCCCAGTATGCAACGGAAGCATACCGCAGCAGCTTCCTGGGCAACCCGGGGCTGTGTGGAGACATTGCCGGCTTGTGCTCTGCTTCCCAAGGAAGTTCAGGGAACCACTCTGGCATCGTCTGGATGATGCGGTCGATATTCATATTCGCGGCTGTCGTCTTGGTCGCCGGCGTCGCATGGTTCTACTGGAGGTACCGGAGCTTCAACAAGGCGAAACTGAAGGCCGAGCGCTCTAAATGGACACTGACATCGTTCCACAAGGTGTCATTCAGCGAGCATGATATCCTGGACTGCCTTGATGAGGACAATGTCATCGGCAGCGGTGCATCCGGGAAGGTGTACAAGGCGGTGCTCGGCAACGGCGAGGTGGTCGCCGTCAAGAAGCTGTGGGGCGGCGCGGCGAAGAAGGACGTCGAGAACGCCGGCGAGGGTTCTGCGGCCAACAACAGCTTCGAGGCCGAGGTGAGGACGCTTGGCAAGATTCGGCACAAGAACATCGTCAAGCTCCTGTGCTGCTGCACGCACAATGACTCCAAGATGCTGGTCTACGAGTACATGCCCAACGGCAGCCTCGGGGACGTGCTGCACAGCAGCAAGGCCGGTCTGCTGGACTGGCCGACGCGGTACAAGATTGCGCTGGACGCAGCGGAGGGGCTGTCCTACCTGCACCAGGACTGCGTGCCGGCGATCGTCCACAGGGATGTCAAGTCCAACAACATCCTCTTGGATGCAGAGTTCAGCGCTTGCGTCGCGGATTTCGGTGTGGCCAAGGTGGTGGAGATGGCTGGCCGGGCGCCCAAGTCCATGTCGGTGATCGCTGGCTCCTGCGGTTACATTGCTCCTG AGTACGCGTACACGCTCCGTGTCAACGAGAAGAGCGACATATACAGCTTCGGCGTGGTGCTCCTGGAGCTCGTGACCGGGAAGCCGCCAGTCGACCCCGAGTTCGGCGAGAAGGACCTGGTGAAGTGGGTGTGCGGCACCATTGATCAGAAAGGGGTAGAGCACGTCCTGGACAGCAGGCTCGACATGGCCTTCAAGGAGGAGATCAGCAGGGTCCTGAACATTGGCCTCATCTGCGCGAGCTCGCTGCCGATCAACCGCCCGGCGATGCGGAGGGTGGTGAAGATGCTGCAGGAGGTGCGCGCCGACGCGAGGCCGAGGCTGGACAAGGACGGCAAGCTGTCGCCGTACTACTACGACGACACCTCCGATCAGGGGAGCAGTGTCTAG